The Granulicella sibirica genome has a segment encoding these proteins:
- a CDS encoding protein adenylyltransferase SelO, whose protein sequence is MVSVSEKVPAAFSGGNLRSAPLQFQNTYARLPEHFYARIYPMRVATPLLIKVNRELALSLGVAPEELESREGVEILSGNLVAEGAEPLAIAYAGHQFGHFVPQLGDGRANLLGEIVGRDGVRYDVQLKGSGRTPFSRGGDGRASMGPVLREYVVSEAMAALGVPTTRALAAVATGEPVFRERALPGAILTRVAASHLRVGTFQYFAARGDVDGTKRLADYAIARHYPEAAQMQKPYRALLDGVIARHARLVAQWMLLGFIHGVMNTDNTSISGETIDYGPCAFMEAYEPDKVFSSIDRQGRYAYSNQPAAAHWNLTRLAESLLPLLAAEEGGEEAAIACAWEALAAFGPQFEAARDAGWRRKLGLLTEREGDAAMVDDLLTRMAANEADFTLTFRRLCDAAASENDDRAVRELFDNPTAFDAWAVGWHLRLRAETSSEDRVAMMRRANPLYIPRNHIVQAMIDAAVERQDFKPFEELLDVVARPYEDRPDLQRYAQPASAEECVRETFCGT, encoded by the coding sequence ATGGTGAGTGTTTCCGAAAAAGTGCCCGCAGCGTTCTCGGGGGGGAATCTCCGCTCTGCCCCTCTTCAATTTCAGAATACTTACGCGCGGTTGCCGGAACACTTCTACGCGCGGATCTACCCCATGCGGGTCGCGACGCCCTTGCTCATAAAGGTAAATAGGGAGCTGGCGCTGAGTCTTGGGGTGGCCCCGGAAGAGTTGGAGAGCCGGGAGGGCGTAGAAATCCTCTCGGGAAATCTCGTTGCCGAGGGGGCGGAGCCCCTGGCGATTGCTTATGCAGGGCATCAATTTGGACACTTCGTGCCGCAGCTTGGAGACGGCCGCGCGAATCTTCTCGGTGAAATTGTGGGACGGGATGGTGTGCGATATGACGTTCAGCTAAAGGGGTCTGGGAGGACACCCTTTTCACGGGGTGGCGATGGTAGAGCATCGATGGGTCCGGTCTTGCGTGAGTATGTTGTGAGTGAGGCGATGGCAGCGCTGGGGGTGCCGACGACGAGGGCGCTCGCGGCGGTGGCTACGGGGGAGCCGGTGTTTCGCGAGAGGGCTCTGCCGGGGGCTATCCTCACCAGGGTGGCGGCCAGCCATCTGCGGGTGGGGACGTTCCAGTACTTCGCTGCGCGAGGAGATGTCGACGGGACGAAGCGTCTGGCTGATTATGCGATCGCCCGGCACTATCCCGAGGCCGCACAGATGCAGAAGCCATATCGGGCTCTGCTGGATGGAGTGATCGCGCGGCATGCCCGGCTGGTCGCGCAATGGATGCTTCTGGGCTTCATTCATGGGGTGATGAATACGGACAATACTTCGATATCGGGGGAGACGATCGACTATGGACCGTGTGCGTTTATGGAAGCTTATGAGCCGGACAAGGTGTTCAGCTCGATCGACAGGCAGGGGCGTTATGCGTATAGCAACCAGCCGGCCGCTGCACACTGGAATCTGACCCGGCTTGCGGAGTCGCTGCTGCCTCTGCTGGCGGCGGAGGAGGGTGGCGAAGAGGCGGCGATCGCGTGTGCGTGGGAGGCGTTGGCGGCTTTTGGCCCGCAGTTTGAGGCGGCTCGGGACGCGGGATGGCGACGCAAGCTTGGGCTGTTGACGGAGCGAGAGGGTGATGCCGCGATGGTGGATGATCTCCTGACACGGATGGCCGCGAATGAAGCGGACTTCACACTCACGTTTCGGCGGCTCTGCGATGCGGCTGCTTCAGAGAATGATGATAGGGCGGTGCGTGAGTTGTTCGACAATCCGACGGCTTTCGATGCCTGGGCCGTGGGCTGGCATCTGCGCTTGCGTGCGGAAACAAGCTCCGAAGACAGGGTTGCGATGATGCGGAGAGCAAATCCGCTGTATATTCCGCGCAACCACATCGTTCAGGCGATGATCGACGCGGCTGTTGAGCGGCAGGACTTTAAGCCATTTGAGGAGTTGCTCGATGTCGTCGCCCGGCCTTATGAGGATAGACCTGATCTGCAGCGTTATGCGCAGCCGGCGAGTGCGGAAGAGTGTGTTCGCGAGACGTTTTGTGGAACGTAG
- a CDS encoding helix-turn-helix domain-containing protein has translation MQKAMQLLEQRDKKLADVARSVGYESDAAFSKAFKRVVGASPREYLKRGVGDCDQSL, from the coding sequence ATGCAGAAGGCAATGCAGTTACTCGAACAGCGTGACAAAAAGCTCGCCGACGTTGCCCGATCGGTCGGTTATGAATCTGATGCTGCGTTCAGTAAGGCATTCAAGCGAGTGGTTGGAGCCAGCCCAAGGGAATATCTGAAAAGGGGAGTAGGAGACTGCGACCAGTCTCTGTAA
- a CDS encoding DUF6519 domain-containing protein → MKADLTRNTFDPNNHYARVLMQQGRVQLDADWNEQAAILLHYLRTLAADLIGPAGGPAYDCGFGVLKLPVNANNQTITTDFQIGLGHYYVDGILCEAGSTPIRFTPSSTTMNGVVINNVITVPTWSVDGTEFAANQYVFLYDNAPPNQAPAFPPTVMLITDAQAAKSQLTLQLPTDFSFGAPANSMLTRVITYLTQPDYPGAPALQTTGSMQLYLDVWERHLTYVEADSMREVALGGADTATRSKIVWQVKALPPTQTLPGEKVGARLTKQELNLFLQPPTNGKLKARAKQTSAQSNPCIISPNSSYQGPENQLYRVEIHRPGTAWDRTNTDAASTAATFKWSRENGSVVFPIVKGGDTNVIALESLGRDDRFGLSSGDWVEVQDDRSVLLNTPGTLLQVQSLDQASATATLVGTPTAGVGNTASFHPLLRRWDQKSGDPAEAGLTLGTDGAALIQEGVWLALEAGVEIYFEPLGAPSTDATNAYRSSDYWLIPARIATDDVEWPKLTDPSGSYVLDANGSTIPLAKAPDGIVHHYAPLAQVTVVAGQQFDVTSNLEVFEPLAKLM, encoded by the coding sequence ATGAAGGCCGACCTGACCCGCAATACCTTCGACCCGAACAACCACTATGCTCGCGTCCTGATGCAGCAAGGACGCGTGCAGCTCGATGCCGATTGGAACGAACAGGCCGCAATCCTCCTGCACTATCTCCGGACGCTCGCAGCAGACCTGATCGGGCCGGCCGGAGGGCCAGCCTACGATTGCGGCTTTGGAGTCCTGAAGCTTCCGGTCAACGCCAACAATCAGACGATCACGACTGATTTTCAGATCGGCCTGGGACACTACTACGTCGATGGGATTCTGTGCGAAGCCGGTTCTACGCCGATCAGGTTTACGCCATCGTCGACGACGATGAACGGAGTCGTAATCAACAATGTGATCACGGTCCCAACTTGGAGCGTCGACGGAACGGAGTTTGCGGCGAATCAGTACGTCTTCCTCTACGACAACGCGCCGCCGAACCAAGCCCCCGCGTTTCCACCGACGGTCATGTTGATCACCGACGCGCAGGCTGCCAAGTCGCAGTTGACGCTGCAACTTCCAACCGATTTTTCGTTCGGCGCCCCGGCCAATTCGATGCTGACTCGCGTGATCACCTATCTCACGCAGCCGGATTATCCCGGCGCCCCCGCGTTGCAGACGACGGGTTCCATGCAACTTTATCTCGATGTCTGGGAGCGGCATCTGACCTATGTCGAAGCCGACAGTATGCGCGAGGTCGCTCTCGGCGGAGCGGATACGGCCACGCGCTCGAAGATCGTGTGGCAGGTCAAGGCGCTTCCTCCTACCCAGACGCTTCCAGGAGAGAAGGTAGGTGCTCGATTGACAAAGCAGGAGCTCAATCTGTTTTTGCAGCCACCGACCAATGGAAAACTGAAGGCGCGCGCGAAGCAGACCAGCGCACAGTCCAACCCGTGCATCATCTCGCCGAACTCTAGCTACCAGGGACCGGAGAACCAGCTATACCGAGTTGAAATTCATCGTCCCGGAACGGCATGGGACCGCACAAACACAGACGCGGCCAGCACTGCGGCGACCTTCAAGTGGTCGCGAGAGAACGGTTCGGTTGTATTTCCGATTGTGAAGGGTGGAGACACGAACGTCATAGCGCTCGAAAGCCTCGGTCGCGACGATCGCTTCGGCCTATCCTCCGGCGACTGGGTCGAGGTGCAGGACGATCGTTCTGTGCTGTTGAACACGCCGGGAACGCTACTGCAGGTCCAGTCGCTCGATCAGGCGTCGGCGACAGCGACGCTTGTCGGCACGCCCACCGCCGGCGTCGGCAATACAGCGTCGTTCCACCCTTTGCTCCGTCGCTGGGACCAGAAATCGGGTGACCCTGCTGAAGCTGGACTGACGTTGGGAACAGATGGCGCGGCGTTGATTCAGGAGGGCGTTTGGCTGGCGCTTGAGGCCGGTGTGGAAATCTACTTCGAACCGTTGGGCGCGCCATCGACGGACGCGACAAACGCGTATCGAAGCTCAGACTACTGGCTGATTCCAGCCCGCATCGCTACCGACGATGTTGAATGGCCGAAGCTCACCGATCCTTCCGGCAGCTACGTTCTGGACGCAAACGGAAGCACGATACCACTCGCGAAAGCTCCTGATGGAATCGTTCATCACTACGCGCCTTTGGCGCAGGTTACTGTAGTCGCCGGACAGCAGTTCGACGTAACCAGCAATCTGGAGGTATTCGAGCCCCTGGCAAAGTTGATGTAA
- a CDS encoding putative baseplate assembly protein, with protein MGTHGSFFESMIARLSSLALDVAEGDADPTLTRVYPLRALTTRELSDPSIALLDAWATVADVLTFYQERIANEGYLRTATEHRSILELAGLVGYRLRPPVSASVYLAFTVIDGFNGVIPSGARAQSIPGPGEQPQFFESSIDLAARDVWNALVPRTTRSQFISFSADATKNGTEGTDAATRDTMYFTGLTTNLTAGDNILIQAGEDGSFVQLRLIRTVDAQAGANRTEVTLDRPASNFTGTAASIASSIFQPYIDEAASIFVDIDLGNQVSNLLTTFLKNVALTDDPASLAASIRPQIEGWHDLSVKRRFSRLEPWLADLLRDISQFRRQVSGYGNGSYSGGKPFAPAPTGAGGLAGEESGYKPLPMLATLQQGAPGSALTKLSQVLTPLALPPSVQPANAVRLKRNVQQAFSRQSDLAPRLLTALHPRVAPTLYKAWSGAQAASAQVSVSAIRVKAGLFASTSSGLPGYDGNNKLIGFGGVSIKPAWGSLAPDTGALPTVALDSTYNKVVAGTWIAISRPDIIGGTATPITTYHQVVSVNTVTMSAMAEVDNAAAGTGAGASKTLVSYGYNAKSTQLTVNPPWLDDLADNSDSLTKFLGSETALRGTVVYAQAEELGLADEPLDNDIEGSTIELANLYDGLDSGRWIVVSGERTDVPGTTGVTASELAMIASVKQGSRSLLSVDFPTGIVPFKQIAYYTDANSNGDRLAVGTPGSTTSTLPLPTVTNQEYSDEVQLAPGVYASAYVPTQDERIGNFGDFAGLLVDPVNNQPFPDGVIPASRLSDTIAWRITTRPVHTILTLANALAYTYDPANTTINANVVLATNGQTTGEVLGNGDASEAFQSFDLHMSPLTYLPAPTPLGAQSTLTVRVNEIAWSETDNFVLSGPRDREYVTQADDTDQTKVTFGNGTHGARVPSGNGNVKATYRFGTGSAGNVAANQISQLATQPLGVKSVINPLASSGGADGDTTDQARSNVPIALLALDRLVSVSDYASFARAYAGIAKASSALISDGRRLTIHLTIAGNGDIVIDPNSLFYQNLLLALMKYGELRQPLQLAQRGSKLLVISAGVKLLPDYEVESVFPAIRSALLALYSFETRDFGQSAYLSEAIAAIQAVEGVAYLNVTTFASVADTVTGDQLAALGSTLGLQQVVTAKLARIDPTQTDPALRILAAQLVTLSPDIQDTLILTEISA; from the coding sequence ATGGGCACGCACGGATCGTTCTTCGAAAGCATGATCGCGCGGCTTTCGAGTCTCGCGCTCGACGTCGCCGAGGGTGATGCCGACCCGACCCTTACACGCGTCTATCCGCTGCGAGCTCTCACGACGCGCGAGTTGTCGGATCCATCGATTGCACTGCTCGATGCCTGGGCCACGGTTGCGGACGTGTTGACCTTTTACCAGGAACGAATTGCGAACGAGGGTTATCTTCGGACCGCAACCGAACACCGGTCCATTCTTGAACTGGCGGGCCTGGTCGGATATCGACTGCGACCGCCAGTCTCTGCAAGTGTCTACCTGGCATTTACTGTCATCGATGGGTTCAACGGGGTGATCCCATCCGGGGCGCGCGCGCAAAGCATTCCCGGCCCGGGAGAGCAGCCGCAGTTCTTCGAATCGTCCATCGATCTTGCAGCGCGCGACGTATGGAACGCGTTGGTCCCGCGAACAACGCGTTCGCAGTTCATCTCGTTCAGCGCAGACGCGACGAAGAACGGCACGGAGGGCACCGACGCAGCGACCCGCGATACGATGTACTTCACCGGCTTAACGACGAACCTGACCGCTGGCGACAACATCCTGATCCAGGCCGGTGAAGACGGATCTTTTGTTCAATTGCGCCTCATCCGGACGGTCGACGCGCAGGCCGGTGCAAACCGCACCGAGGTGACCCTGGACCGGCCTGCCTCAAATTTCACCGGGACTGCGGCAAGTATTGCGTCATCGATTTTTCAGCCCTATATCGATGAGGCGGCGAGCATCTTCGTGGACATCGATCTGGGCAACCAGGTCTCCAATCTCCTAACCACATTTCTCAAAAATGTGGCACTCACAGACGATCCTGCCTCGCTTGCCGCATCGATTCGGCCCCAGATTGAGGGCTGGCATGACCTGAGTGTGAAGCGGCGTTTCAGTCGGCTGGAGCCTTGGCTGGCCGACCTGCTCCGCGACATCAGCCAGTTCCGGAGACAGGTGTCCGGGTACGGCAACGGATCCTATTCCGGCGGAAAGCCCTTCGCACCCGCACCAACGGGCGCTGGCGGGCTCGCCGGAGAGGAGTCGGGTTACAAGCCTTTGCCGATGCTGGCAACGCTTCAGCAGGGTGCACCGGGCTCTGCGCTCACAAAACTCTCGCAGGTGCTTACTCCCCTGGCGCTGCCTCCTTCGGTGCAGCCTGCCAATGCGGTGCGCCTGAAGCGTAACGTCCAGCAGGCCTTCTCGCGTCAGAGCGATCTCGCACCGCGACTGCTCACCGCACTGCACCCGCGAGTTGCGCCGACCCTTTACAAGGCATGGAGCGGCGCGCAGGCAGCCTCCGCGCAGGTGTCGGTGAGTGCGATTCGCGTGAAGGCAGGCTTGTTCGCGAGCACCAGCAGCGGGCTGCCTGGTTATGACGGAAACAACAAGCTGATCGGCTTCGGGGGGGTGTCGATCAAGCCCGCTTGGGGTTCGCTCGCTCCCGATACTGGGGCATTGCCGACAGTGGCGCTCGATAGCACTTACAACAAAGTCGTCGCAGGAACCTGGATTGCAATCTCACGCCCGGACATCATTGGCGGAACCGCCACACCGATCACCACCTATCACCAGGTAGTTAGTGTCAACACGGTGACGATGTCCGCAATGGCCGAGGTAGACAACGCAGCCGCAGGCACGGGAGCAGGTGCATCGAAGACACTCGTAAGCTACGGATATAACGCCAAGTCGACACAGTTGACTGTCAACCCTCCGTGGCTGGACGATCTCGCAGACAACAGCGACAGCCTGACTAAATTTCTGGGTTCCGAAACCGCATTGCGCGGCACGGTTGTGTATGCGCAGGCCGAAGAACTCGGTCTGGCAGATGAGCCGCTCGACAACGACATCGAAGGCAGCACAATCGAGCTTGCCAATCTCTACGACGGTCTCGACTCAGGCAGATGGATCGTCGTTTCGGGTGAGCGTACCGATGTTCCGGGAACGACCGGCGTGACTGCCAGCGAGCTGGCGATGATCGCATCAGTCAAGCAGGGCTCGCGGTCGCTGTTGAGCGTCGACTTTCCAACTGGCATTGTTCCGTTCAAGCAGATCGCCTATTACACGGACGCTAACTCCAACGGCGACCGGCTGGCTGTCGGCACTCCCGGGTCCACTACATCCACTCTGCCGCTGCCCACAGTAACAAATCAGGAATACTCCGACGAAGTGCAGTTGGCGCCGGGAGTCTATGCCAGCGCCTATGTGCCGACCCAAGATGAACGCATAGGCAACTTTGGAGACTTCGCAGGGCTGCTGGTCGATCCGGTAAACAATCAGCCCTTTCCCGATGGCGTCATCCCCGCGTCGAGGCTGAGCGATACGATCGCGTGGCGAATTACGACGCGGCCGGTTCATACCATACTTACGCTGGCGAATGCGCTCGCGTACACGTACGATCCGGCAAACACCACGATCAACGCAAACGTGGTGCTTGCCACCAATGGACAGACCACGGGCGAGGTGCTGGGCAACGGCGACGCCAGTGAAGCGTTCCAGAGCTTCGACCTCCACATGTCACCACTCACCTACCTGCCCGCCCCGACTCCGCTGGGCGCGCAGAGCACGCTGACGGTGCGCGTGAATGAGATCGCGTGGAGCGAGACCGACAACTTCGTTCTCTCCGGCCCGCGCGACCGCGAATACGTCACGCAGGCAGACGACACCGATCAGACCAAGGTCACCTTCGGCAATGGAACGCACGGCGCACGGGTCCCCAGCGGCAACGGCAACGTAAAAGCGACGTATCGGTTCGGCACCGGATCGGCTGGAAACGTAGCTGCAAACCAGATCAGTCAACTTGCGACGCAGCCTCTGGGAGTCAAGTCCGTTATCAATCCGCTGGCCTCCTCGGGCGGCGCGGACGGCGATACGACCGACCAGGCAAGAAGTAACGTCCCGATCGCTCTTCTGGCGCTTGACCGACTTGTATCGGTCTCTGACTATGCAAGCTTTGCGCGCGCCTATGCCGGAATTGCAAAGGCAAGCAGCGCACTGATTAGCGACGGGCGGCGGTTGACTATTCATCTCACAATCGCGGGCAACGGGGACATTGTTATCGATCCGAACTCCCTCTTCTACCAGAACCTGTTGCTCGCCCTCATGAAATACGGCGAGCTTCGCCAACCGCTGCAACTGGCGCAGCGTGGCAGCAAGTTGCTCGTCATCAGCGCGGGCGTAAAGTTGCTGCCGGACTACGAAGTCGAATCGGTCTTTCCTGCGATTCGCTCGGCGCTGCTGGCGCTTTACAGCTTCGAGACCCGCGATTTCGGCCAGAGCGCCTATCTCAGCGAGGCGATCGCCGCGATCCAGGCAGTCGAGGGCGTCGCATACCTAAACGTCACAACGTTCGCATCGGTCGCGGATACGGTGACCGGCGATCAACTCGCGGCGCTGGGTTCCACGCTCGGCCTGCAGCAGGTGGTGACTGCGAAATTAGCGCGAATTGATCCGACTCAGACCGACCCGGCACTGCGCATTCTCGCGGCGCAACTGGTGACACTAAGCCCTGACATTCAAGACACTCTCATCCTGACGGAGATCAGCGCATGA
- a CDS encoding putative baseplate assembly protein, with the protein MQTLDRMCSDQNRLEDVRKAALLGLDYVELGESQTTLYVYFLGKAPEKIERANVVITGGSRIIGIVVTSLRVVRQKDPTLDDHLELRVDKAGDFSTYTLRCVALDESGMPTETPMQGFDRFYASVSFSFKSDCPTTLDCRTQPCCPAETNDGPEANYLAKDYESFRQLILDRLALIMPEWQETHAADLGVTLVELLAYAGDSLSYFQDAVATEAYLGTARERISVRRHARLVDYRMHEGCNSRAWITIGTSIDQPLDLSAIYFITAYPGSPANSILAPADLVNVPATEYEVFRAITTTETSQITIFASHSKISLYTWGDCRCCLSKGSTSATLVDGWVQPAASNPPAGNIGAATYEHGPDNAKAGDAPPSDTGGPSRVLQLKAGDVLIFEEVLGPHTGNPADADPKHRQAVRLTKVTQSVDKLYSSAGQSDQQPAGQPVLEIEWDSEDALTFPLCLSSRQPAPDCSCMEDVSVARGNVVLVDYGQTVSETIGIVPTASSAPTCSDCCTPASITITAGQFAPTLTREPLTSRQPIEVTCSAAGMVVQDPRTALPCISLSEIPAGPLFTATDAQPLFTFDDFALPFGLAKALKDKTNAAAQSLRGKLSKATQQQIAAWDGSEPLPSTLQIALLGDLTTLTRTWSPAIDLLESGPDDQSFVVETDNDGYGHLRFGDGVLGMSPEAGSEFKASYRIGNGTHSNVGAESIRYIVFEQETLSGVTLTPRNPLAATGGVDPEPIEEVKKFTPYSFGNVLERAITADDYAAIAKDNARRLAIRDTLIPADPSICTSRFRRLQNAKAVLRWTGSWYTATVALDPEEEEGADTSLTEEVKLYLEPFRRMGYDLQVNAAQYVPLKVTICVCVLPNYFRGHVETAVRAALGSSKPCGGSEGLFSPDRLTFGQGIYISQLIAAVQAVPGVLSVKVTELERLSSAEMFSGPAKSEVPANSVFKLGPLEIARLDNDPNTPENGVLVLDMRGGR; encoded by the coding sequence ATGCAGACATTAGACCGGATGTGCAGCGACCAGAACAGGCTCGAAGATGTGCGCAAGGCGGCGTTGCTGGGGCTTGACTATGTCGAGCTCGGCGAGAGCCAGACGACCTTGTATGTCTACTTTCTGGGCAAGGCGCCGGAAAAGATCGAGCGCGCAAATGTTGTGATTACAGGCGGCAGCCGGATCATAGGCATCGTTGTCACGTCGCTGCGCGTCGTTCGACAGAAGGATCCAACGCTGGACGATCATCTCGAACTGAGAGTCGATAAGGCGGGCGACTTCTCAACTTATACACTGCGCTGTGTCGCGCTTGACGAGAGTGGGATGCCGACGGAGACCCCCATGCAGGGGTTCGACCGCTTTTACGCGAGCGTTTCATTCAGCTTCAAGTCGGACTGCCCGACCACTCTCGATTGCAGAACGCAGCCTTGCTGTCCGGCTGAAACTAACGATGGGCCCGAGGCGAATTACCTCGCGAAAGACTACGAGAGCTTCCGCCAACTGATCCTGGACCGGCTCGCACTCATCATGCCGGAGTGGCAGGAGACCCATGCAGCCGATCTCGGGGTCACACTGGTGGAGCTGCTCGCCTACGCTGGCGACTCCCTGAGCTACTTCCAGGACGCTGTGGCGACCGAAGCCTATCTTGGCACCGCACGCGAGCGTATCTCGGTGCGCAGGCATGCCCGGTTAGTCGATTACAGGATGCATGAAGGCTGCAACTCAAGAGCCTGGATAACGATCGGTACAAGCATCGATCAACCGCTCGATCTGAGTGCGATTTATTTCATCACGGCCTACCCCGGGTCGCCGGCAAACTCGATCCTCGCGCCTGCAGACCTGGTGAATGTGCCGGCCACGGAGTATGAGGTCTTTCGCGCGATAACAACCACGGAAACCTCGCAGATCACGATTTTCGCAAGCCACAGCAAGATCAGTTTGTACACCTGGGGAGACTGCCGCTGCTGCCTGAGCAAGGGCTCGACCTCGGCGACCCTGGTAGATGGATGGGTACAGCCCGCTGCGAGCAACCCGCCTGCTGGAAATATTGGCGCGGCCACTTACGAGCACGGGCCGGACAACGCAAAGGCCGGCGATGCTCCGCCATCCGACACTGGCGGGCCGTCACGTGTGCTGCAACTCAAGGCGGGAGATGTGCTGATCTTCGAAGAGGTCCTTGGCCCTCACACCGGCAACCCGGCGGATGCCGATCCAAAGCATCGCCAGGCGGTTCGTCTGACCAAAGTGACTCAATCCGTCGACAAGCTCTACAGCTCAGCCGGACAATCGGACCAGCAACCGGCTGGGCAGCCGGTCCTTGAAATCGAGTGGGACTCTGAAGACGCTCTTACGTTTCCGCTGTGCCTGTCCTCGCGACAGCCCGCGCCCGATTGCTCCTGCATGGAAGACGTCAGCGTCGCGCGCGGCAACGTGGTCTTGGTCGACTATGGCCAGACTGTGAGCGAAACGATTGGCATTGTTCCCACCGCATCCTCAGCCCCGACCTGCTCGGATTGCTGCACGCCCGCATCGATCACGATCACTGCGGGGCAATTTGCGCCCACGCTTACGCGGGAGCCCTTGACCTCGCGGCAACCAATAGAAGTAACCTGCTCGGCGGCGGGGATGGTGGTACAGGACCCGCGCACCGCGCTGCCGTGCATCTCCCTGAGTGAAATCCCGGCGGGGCCGCTCTTCACCGCGACGGACGCGCAGCCGCTGTTTACCTTCGATGATTTTGCTCTGCCATTCGGTCTGGCGAAAGCGCTCAAGGACAAGACGAACGCCGCGGCTCAGTCTTTGCGGGGCAAGCTGAGTAAAGCTACACAACAGCAGATAGCGGCGTGGGACGGATCGGAGCCGTTGCCCTCGACGTTGCAGATTGCGCTTCTCGGCGACCTTACGACGCTCACGCGGACGTGGTCGCCTGCAATCGATTTGCTGGAGTCGGGGCCGGATGACCAGAGCTTCGTCGTTGAGACAGACAACGATGGCTACGGGCATCTGCGCTTCGGCGATGGCGTCTTAGGCATGTCGCCTGAAGCGGGCAGCGAGTTCAAAGCGAGCTACCGTATCGGCAACGGGACGCACAGCAACGTTGGGGCCGAATCGATTCGTTACATCGTCTTCGAGCAGGAAACCCTGAGCGGAGTAACGCTCACGCCGCGCAATCCACTAGCGGCGACTGGCGGGGTCGATCCGGAACCGATTGAAGAGGTCAAGAAGTTTACGCCGTACAGTTTCGGCAACGTGCTTGAACGCGCGATTACGGCGGACGACTATGCGGCAATCGCAAAGGACAACGCCCGTCGGCTTGCCATCCGCGACACGCTTATCCCGGCCGATCCAAGCATCTGCACCTCGCGCTTTCGGCGTTTGCAAAACGCCAAAGCAGTACTGCGTTGGACGGGAAGCTGGTACACGGCAACCGTGGCGCTAGACCCCGAAGAGGAAGAGGGCGCGGACACGTCGCTGACCGAAGAGGTCAAGCTATACCTGGAACCTTTCCGGCGCATGGGATACGACCTTCAGGTGAACGCCGCGCAATATGTGCCGTTGAAGGTTACGATTTGCGTCTGTGTTCTGCCGAACTACTTTCGCGGCCATGTCGAAACTGCGGTGCGCGCTGCTTTGGGAAGCTCGAAGCCTTGTGGCGGTTCCGAGGGACTCTTCAGCCCCGACCGGCTCACGTTCGGCCAGGGCATCTATATCAGCCAGTTGATCGCCGCGGTGCAGGCAGTGCCCGGTGTGCTGAGCGTGAAGGTCACGGAATTGGAGCGGCTAAGCAGCGCAGAGATGTTCTCCGGGCCGGCGAAGTCAGAGGTCCCGGCGAACTCTGTGTTCAAGCTTGGGCCGCTTGAGATCGCACGGCTGGACAACGATCCGAACACTCCCGAGAACGGTGTGCTCGTGCTTGATATGCGAGGTGGACGATGA
- a CDS encoding GPW/gp25 family protein, whose product MNIAYPYQIDGRGRTASTDDDDHIRDMIEQLLFTNPGERLNRPDFGSGLLQVVFSPNSRELASALQFTTQAAVQQFLGDLIDVQSLTITADDATLNVMLSYIVKSTGDSRTETFVRSSAGQ is encoded by the coding sequence GTGAATATCGCCTATCCGTACCAGATCGACGGTCGCGGTCGCACCGCGTCGACCGACGATGACGACCACATCCGCGACATGATCGAGCAACTGCTGTTTACCAATCCGGGCGAACGGTTAAACCGGCCCGACTTTGGAAGCGGGCTCTTGCAGGTTGTCTTTTCACCCAATAGCCGCGAACTGGCGTCGGCGCTGCAATTCACCACGCAGGCCGCGGTGCAGCAGTTTCTGGGAGACCTGATCGACGTGCAATCACTGACCATTACGGCCGATGATGCGACCCTCAACGTCATGTTGAGCTACATCGTGAAGAGTACAGGCGACAGCCGCACCGAGACTTTTGTGCGAAGTTCTGCTGGGCAGTAA
- a CDS encoding phage baseplate assembly protein V has translation MKEGEKYYGIYRGTVVLNIDPLLMGRISVLVPDVSSITPTTWAMPALPIAGKQMGTYMVPQIGAGVWVQFEAGDPDRPVWTGGWWGSTAEVPPLALLGVPGDPNIVIQSALQNAIVVSDLPGPTGGIMLKSTTGATLIVNDTGIYIQNGKGASITLVGPSVTVNAGALVVV, from the coding sequence ATGAAGGAAGGCGAGAAGTATTACGGAATCTATCGCGGCACGGTAGTGCTGAATATCGACCCATTGTTGATGGGCCGGATCTCAGTGCTCGTACCCGACGTCTCGAGCATTACGCCGACGACGTGGGCCATGCCTGCTCTGCCCATTGCCGGCAAGCAGATGGGGACATACATGGTGCCGCAGATTGGCGCGGGAGTCTGGGTGCAGTTCGAAGCAGGCGACCCCGACCGACCGGTGTGGACGGGCGGCTGGTGGGGCAGCACAGCGGAGGTGCCGCCCCTCGCGCTGCTGGGCGTTCCCGGAGACCCGAACATCGTCATTCAAAGTGCATTGCAGAATGCGATCGTCGTAAGCGATCTGCCGGGCCCGACAGGCGGCATCATGCTGAAGAGCACAACCGGGGCCACGCTGATCGTGAACGATACGGGTATTTATATCCAAAACGGCAAGGGTGCCAGCATCACGCTTGTAGGCCCGTCGGTAACGGTGAATGCAGGCGCGCTGGTGGTGGTCTAG